From a region of the Helianthus annuus cultivar XRQ/B chromosome 5, HanXRQr2.0-SUNRISE, whole genome shotgun sequence genome:
- the LOC110941615 gene encoding DNA mismatch repair protein MSH2 translates to MDADLQDHNKLPDLKLDAKQAQGFLTFFKKLPNDAKAVRFFDRRDYFTAHGENASFIANTYYHTTTVLKQIGNGPDALSSVSVSKNMFETIVRDLLLERTDHSLELYEGSGSNWRLTKRGTPGNLNSFEDILFAKNDMQDSPAIVAIIPNFRETGCTVGLGYVDLSKRVLGITEFLDDNHFTNVESALVSLGCKECVLPTEITKSSECKPLYDVMSKCGVMVTERKKAEFKGRDLTQDLGRLIKGSNEPVRDLVSSFEHAPMALGALLSYAELLSDENNYGNYTIGWYNLNSYMRLDSAAMRALNVMESKTDANKNFSLFGLMNRTCTAGMGRRLLHMWLKQPLLDVNEINTRLDLVQAFVDDTAFRQDLRQHLKRIHDIERLMRCVEKRRDSLLHIVKLYQSSIRIPYIKSAMERYDGQFVSLIKERFMDRFDYLTNDDHLNKFIGLVEVSVDLDQLENGEYMISPGYDSQLSDLKNEQESVEQQIHDLHQKTANDLELAIDKLKMDKGTQFGHVFRITKKEEPKVRKKLNTHFIILETRKDGVKFTNTKLKKLGDQYQKVLEEYKSCQKELVARVVNTASTFSEVFDDLAKLLSELDVLLSFADLAASSPTPYTRPDITPSDTGDIILEGSRHPCVEAQDWVNFIPNDCKLVRGESWFQIITGPNMGGKSTFIRQIGVNILMAQVGSFVPCDKATISIRDCIFARVGAGDCQLRGVSTFMQEMLETASILKGATDKSLIIIDELGRGTSTYDGFGLAWAICEHLVEVIKAPTLFATHFHELTALAHENSGQPSGIANYHVSAHIDSSSRKLTMLYKVEAGACDQSFGIHVAEFANFPESVVSLAREKAAELEDFTPVSIVSNEAEQEAGRKRKKPSEPDDMAIGAPRARKFLKDFSELPLDKMDLKQALQEVKRLKNELQDDVGNCKWLQQFI, encoded by the exons ATGGATGCAGATTTACAGGATCACAACAAGCTACCTGACCTCAAATTAG ATGCTAAACAAGCTCAAGGGTTTCTCACCTTCTTCAAGAAATTACCCAAT GATGCGAAAGCCGTTCGCTTTTTCGATCGACGG GATTACTTCACAGCTCATGGTGagaatgcttcatttattgcaaATACATATTATCACACCACAACAGTCTTGAAACAAATTGGTAATGGGCCCGATGCTTTATCTAGTGTGAGTGTAAGCAAAAACATGTTCGAAACTATCGTTCGCGATCTTTTACTAGAAAGAACCGATCATAGTCTTGAATTATACGAGGGCAGCGGGTCAAACTGGCGATTAACAAAACGAGGAACCCCTGGTAATCTCAACAGCTTCGAAGACATTTTATTTGCAAAAAACGATATGCAAGATTCACCAGCAATCGTAGCCATTATTCCAAATTTTCGCGAAACCGGGTGCACCGTTGGATTAGGTTATGTCGATCTTTCTAAACGGGTACTTGGCATTACCGAGTTTCTCGATGATAACCACTTTACGAACGTTGAATCGGCTTTAGTTTCTCTCGGGTGCAAAGAGTGTGTTTTACCTACTGAAATCACGAAATCGAGTGAGTGTAAACCTTTGTATGATGTAATGTCGAAATGTGGTGTGATGGTAACCGAAAGAAAGAAAGCCGAGTTTAAAGGACGAGATTTAACGCAAGATCTTGGTAGGTTAATCAAAGGTTCAAATGAACCGGTTCGTGATCTCGTTTCTTCTTTCGAACATGCACCTATGGCTTTAGGGGCGTTATTGTCTTACGCTGAGTTACTTTCCGATGAAAACAATTACGGGAATTATACGATCGGTTGGTATAATCTTAACAGTTACATGAGATTAGACTCTGCTGCTATGAGGGCGTTGAATGTTATGGAGAGTAAAACGGATGCTAACAAGAATTTTAGTCTGTTTGGTCTCATGAATAGAACATGCACAGCTGGAATGGGTCGAAGGTTACTACACATGTGGCTAAAACAACCTTTGTTGGATGTCAACGAGATTAATACAAGACTAGATTTGGTGCAAGCGTTTGTTGACGATACCGCTTTTCGTCAGGATTTACGTCAGCATTTGAAAAGAATACACGACATTGAACGGTTGATGCGCTGTGTTGAGAAACGAAGAGATAGTTTGTTACATATCGTCAAGCTTTATCAG TCGAGCATTAGAATTCCATACATTAAAAGCGCAATGGAACGATACGATGGTCAATTTGTATCACTAATCAAGGAAAGATTCATGGATCGTTTCGATTATCTGACTAACGATGATCACTTGAATAAGTTTATTGGTCTCGTTGAAGTTTCTGTTGACCTTGACCAACTCGAAAACGGAGAATACATGATTTCACCGGGTTACGATTCTCAGTTATCAGACCTGAAAAACGAGCAAGAATCAGTAGAACAACAAATACACGATTTGCATCAAAAAACCGCCAATGATCTCGAGCTAGCTATCGACAAGTTAAAGATGGATAAGGGTACTCAGTTCGGACACGTTTTTAGAATCACAAAGAAAGAAGAACCAAAAGTACGGAAGAAGCTTAACACCCATTTTATCATTCTCGAAACCCGAAAAGACGGTGTAAAATTTACAAATACTAAGCTGAAGAAATTAGGAGATCAGTACCAGAAGGTTCTAGAAGAATATAAAAGCTGTCAGAAGGAGCTTGTAGCTAGAGTTGTCAATACAGCATCAACTTTCTCTGAA GTGTTTGACGATTTGGCTAAGTTGCTCTCCGAGCTGGACGTCTTGCTTAGTTTTGCTGACCTGGCTGCTAGCAGCCCCACCCCGTATACGAGACCCGATATCACACCATCG GATACGGGAGATATCATATTGGAAGGAAGTAGACACCCTTGTGTGGAAGCTCAAGATTGGGTGAATTTTATACCAAACGACTGCAAACTT GTGAGGGGAGAGAGTTGGTTTCAAATTATCACCGGGCCTAACATGGGTGGAAAATCCACATTTATACGCCAG ATTGGTGTGAACATTCTTATGGCGCAAGTGGGCTCTTTTGTTCCTTGTGACAAAGCAACCATTTCTATTCGTGACTGTATTTTTGCACGTGTTGGTGCTGGTGACTGTCAG TTACGTGGAGTTTCCACCTTTATGCAAGAAATGCTTGAGACAGCATCAATTCTAAAAGGCGCCACTGATAAATCATTGATTATTATTGATGAATTGGGCCGTGGAACATCAACTTATGATGGATTTG GTTTAGCGTGGGCTATATGTGAGCACTTGGTTGAAGTAATTAAAGCGCCTACTTTATTCGCCACTCATTTCCATGAGTTGACTGCATTAGCTCATGAAAATTCTGGTCAACCGTCCGGTATAGCAAATTATCATGTCAGTGCACACATTGACTCCTCAAGCCGGAAGCTAACAATGCTTTACAAG GTTGAAGCAGGGGCTTGTGATCAGAGTTTTGGAATTCATGTTGCAGAGTTTGCAAACTTTCCTGAAAGTGTCGTGTCTCTTGCTAGAGAAAAAGCTGCTGAGCTGGAGGACTTCACACCCGTTTCAATTGTATCAAACGAGGCTGAACAAGAG GCTGGCCGGAAACGGAAGAAGCCATCTGAACCAGATGATATGGCCATAGGTGCTCCTCGGGCCCGCAAGTTCTTAAAGGACTTCTCGGAATTGCCACTTGACAAAATGGACTTGAAGCAGGCTTTGCAAGAAGTGAAACGGTTAAAGAACGAGCTGCAGGATGATGTTGGCAACTGTAAATGGCTCCAGCAGTTCATATAA